The genomic window ATCTGATGTCGTTGTTGTTTACTTCGTGGCCCTCATTCCAGGAGGTGGTCCTTCCCGGAGCTGGGCGGGCAGGCAGGTCTCGCGGCCGCCAGAGCTCCTGGGTCACCCACACGGGTCGAGTCGCCATGGCAACAAACACAGTACAGACTCGTTGCCAACGCAGTGAGGATGAGCTCCAAGCTGCCTGACAGGTGTCATCACGGTGGAAGGACGGGCGCAGGATCTCGCTCATCTCTCTGTGACTCGTCTGGCACCGGGACTCCAAGCTAGGGAGAGGGTTGCCGTCCACGCAAACGCGCTTTCTCATGAACTTGCATTATCTGGCTGCTACTTATTTTATTCCCAGTCTTGCAATGCGCTTCCTGCTGTTTCCGCCACAGCGGTTTCACGGGGGTCACCCACTGCCTGCACCCCTGGACTTGCCAAGAGCCTCGCTCCAGCTCAAAGCAGAGAGGGCACTGTCAACACAGTAGCTTAATTAGGTGGCGAGCAAGCTCTCTTGAACAAGAATCAAACTGCCTTCAACTGCTCAGGCAATTGTTACTTGACGTATCTGAGAATCAATTGCGTGATGCCCATCTGGGATTGCCCAAGGGAGACCCAACAACTGACGCTCCCCGCCAGCTGCTGGTGGGGGATACCACAGAGAGACACAAATGTGTATCCAGACACCCGCCAGTAAATAGCAATTGCTTCAATTTGACCAGACCCGGGGAAATCTGCGGCAAAGTTGCCGTTCTTCCAGTACCTCGGAGATCGCTGCTGAACGCTGGTTGCGAGCCGCTGCTCAAAGCTCCCAGCACCACGGCAGCGCACGCAATTAGCTAGTTACCAACAAAGCCAGTCAGTTCTTCTCAGACTGCGATTCGCAGCCTGACCGAAAGATCGCATTGCGCGCGAGGGAGGGAGGTTGGGTACTTGGGTACCGTCGGTGTTCGGTAAGCGGCTCTTTGCACAAACGAATCGCCTCTGTCGCTTCAACGACCTTGTGGCTTCCAATTCGAAAACCTAAGCTTCCGTCCCACGCACACCAGACCTCAATCCGAAGGGAATTACGGCCTCTTCCAAGAGCCGCGACCTCTCTGCTTCATCAGGGGTACATGTTCACGCGAGACGACGTTGACTTAAGGTGGTATCCGTGCACGAGGCGCGGCGATCAGCGGGTCACGTGGGGGCCATGTCGTGCAGTGCCCCGGATCTGGATCTGCAACTTGGGAGGCCCCACCCAACACCCCCGGCAGTCGGTTGCCGCCGTTGTCCTCGAACCCCAGGTGGTCAAAACGTTGGGAATCGATATTTGTCTTTCTTTGACCCTGCAAAGCAATCATTTTTGGATTGTCTAAATCTTCCTTTCGTCTgtttgttttttttttttcgtcTAAATGAACAATGCGATGTGTTGAAATGCCCGGGTGTTGGTTTTTCGGTTCGCGGTCACCGATCGGCAACCCGGCAGCCCGCGGAGCTGACCCGCCCGATCCACCCCCACGATCTGCTTCCCACCTCGATTGTCGCCGGTTACCCCGGTTACCCTGCGTCCCTTCAGGCTCTGTGCCCTTCCCAACACAATGTTATCACCTACCTGTTTTCTTACCTGGGTTCCTTGCCGTTCACCTGCgtctttcttttctttttcttttctttctccccccctttcctcctttatttctccttttttttccaGTTCCAGTTCGCCGGTTATATTGCGAATCCACCTCGGCGCCCCTCCCGTTTCTGGACCTCCCACACACATGGCTCGGTAGGTGGCTGTGCGTGTAAGTACCAGCTTTACTCCAGCTGTTACCTTGAGAGTGGCACAAATCTCTTCTTGTATTGTCACGGCTCAACCTTACGACTTATTTCACGGTCCTGTCTCGCCTCAATCCAGTGTCGCCAGGGTCAATGTCCAAGCCGCCAGTTAGGGGCTGGTTAACCACCAcggcgaccgccgccgcctcggcctcgccatcCTGCTTGCGGATGACCATGATCTTGCCGATCCTGACGTCGGTCCTTTACCCACAACTGCCCCTCGCGGTCAGCACGCCGGCCCTGTATCCGAACGTAACCAGCGTGGTCCCCAATTGCTGCAGACTGAGGCCGTGGTCGAGGCACAgcgtccccgccgccgtgccgtcGACCCCGACGGGGACGAGCAGCTTCGAGCTGCTCGTGCACCTCGGCCGTCGTCATGCCGGACTTGACCCTGGCCGGGACGAtgacgccgtcgcccagGAAGAGCGGGATGTCCGTCAGCCCCTGGTCATCCACACGGaccgccccccccccccccccccccccgctCGCCTTGATGCTTGTGCGTGTAGAAGTTGTAGAAAACATCGCCGGGCAGGTAGTCGTCCACGCTGGTCATGCCTCCCTCCCTGACGGGGGCGACCAGGCGGCCGGGGCCGTAGAAGTATTGCAGCTCGATGCCAAACGTGTTGGCGCCGTCGGGGTAGACATGGAACATCGGCCGTGACTGCACCAACGTCACTGTTCGGGCAACCTGGTGAATGACGACTGGGACATGCCAACGGGGGGAGGAAGAACTCGGGTATACTGGAGTCGTATATGTTGTGGACGTTGTACTCAGCTAAACCGTTTGCGTGGATGACGTTCCGAGTTGACCGTCTTGTTGGAGATACCGCCATGCTCGGCGTTCCACGAGTCCCGGTGCGCTGCCTTGTTGTGGTGGCGTACTTGGGGAAGAGCAGATTGCGCCCCGGAAGACCCATCCACTTGCCATCTGAGAACTCGGAGCCGTTGCTGCGCTTGAGGAAGATGCCATTCTCGACGCCCGGTAGCAAGCCGCATTGTTCGCATACGCCACGGCCGGTTCCTGTAGCACTGATTGTTCTCGTGTAGGTGATTCAGGAGGCTGCGTATGAGTAGCAAGGGGAACATCTCGGGGTTGTTGGAAAAATGATTTGCGTATCGGTCAGCAAGGGCGCTTGACACTTGCAGATGCTCACCGGGCCTTGTCGCTGACCCTTCGCTTGTCTACGTAGTCTACGTCCGTGAAGGCGACCTCCAGAGGGATCTGAGCGACTCCGTAGTTGCTCACCATCTCGGCAACCTCGAACATGTCCCGGTAGCCGCACCGGCAGTTCTGAAACCCGAAATCCAAGTATGGAGTCATGGCAGGCCGGCCAAAAATCTCGTAATACTGTCGTGAGACGTCGCCGGGCTGAAGTAAAAGTCCATGACGCCGCCAAGGGTGTTGTATTTGAGGTACTACCCGGATTGCCCGTCCTTGTCGATCTTGATGTCCATCCCGCTgagatcgaggaggaggacgccgtGGGTGCTATCATTGCAGTGTTCGAAGTAGATCAGGTGGTTGCTGTACAGGTTTGCACCACTAGGGGTGCGGATGTATGAGGTCGTCTTGAGGCGGTCCCTGCCAGAAAGACTTGGAGTCAGCGTTTGTGGGCGGACGGATCTCCATTTGAGATGCCCCTGACTTCGTATCGGTAGCCTACGGAGTCAGGAGGGAAGGTAGAGACAGCACTGACTGGACGTGTAGGTGACTTTCCTGGCGCAACTTCTCCAAGTCGGCGGCGTATGTGTTGCAAGGAGCGCCAGCAAGCTGCAGGTCAGCCGCGGGCCTCGTCGCATATTGTTTGACATTGGAGGCTTTGTAGCCTGGGCTCTTGCTCAACGGTCCTTCGATCGAGGAGGGCTCCAGTTGGGGGAGAGCAGTGCCCCGCCAGCAGAGCGAGACCTGCGAGACGGAAAGCAATCCTCTCCGAGAATCTGCAACCGCTTTTCCGTTAGGTTTCTTTCCTTCTCTGTTCTTCTATCCCCCCTTCACCCCATTTGCGTGCAGCGCTTGGTAAGGGAAGGGAAGAGAGGGCAACCGCTATTTATCCACTCAGCGACAGACGCATCGTTGAGCCAGGTAAGGTACCTTGCGTCCATGGTGGTCGACTTTGAActcccccctc from Thermothielavioides terrestris NRRL 8126 chromosome 1, complete sequence includes these protein-coding regions:
- a CDS encoding glycoside hydrolase family 31 protein (CAZy_ID 270165), with protein sequence MTPYLDFGFQNCRCGYRDMFEVAEMVSNYGVAQIPLEVAFTDVDYVDKRRVSDKAR